One Acidobacteriota bacterium DNA segment encodes these proteins:
- a CDS encoding YncE family protein has product MRTRLVALLLSLAVGSVWAVGSSQTPPAGKGRLLVLSKGALTLSVVDPVTLKVIGKVPSGPDPHEVAATPDGRRAYISNYGTAKGGFNTLTVADLVEFKPLPPVDLGPLRGPHGMTEAGGKIYFTAEVAKAVGRVDPATNKVDWALGTGQDISHMVVVAPDLKRMFTVNVQSASASIIERAVGRAGRFAPAADDDWTVTSVKVGEPSDDFEGFDVSPDGRELWTASPRGKISIVDTIGKKIAQSWDAGVTGANRVKFTPDGKRVLISRLSAPAGSGGTIVVFDAATRKEIKKIDAGAGVGGILMQPDGARAYGASSRSGFVVVIDLHTLEVVGKIDAGPNPDGTAWTVQP; this is encoded by the coding sequence ATGCGTACGCGCCTCGTCGCTTTGCTCCTGTCATTGGCCGTCGGCTCGGTGTGGGCGGTCGGGTCGTCGCAGACGCCTCCGGCCGGCAAGGGGCGCCTGCTCGTGTTGTCGAAGGGTGCGCTCACGCTGTCGGTCGTCGACCCGGTCACGCTGAAGGTCATCGGCAAGGTGCCGTCCGGTCCCGATCCGCACGAAGTGGCGGCCACGCCCGATGGCCGCCGCGCCTACATCTCGAACTACGGCACGGCCAAGGGCGGGTTCAACACGCTCACCGTGGCCGATCTCGTCGAGTTCAAGCCGCTGCCGCCGGTGGATCTCGGCCCGTTGCGCGGTCCGCATGGCATGACGGAAGCCGGCGGCAAGATCTACTTCACCGCCGAGGTCGCGAAAGCGGTGGGGCGCGTCGATCCCGCGACGAACAAGGTGGACTGGGCGCTCGGCACCGGTCAGGACATCTCCCACATGGTCGTCGTGGCGCCCGATCTCAAGCGCATGTTCACGGTCAACGTGCAGTCGGCGAGCGCGAGCATCATCGAGCGCGCGGTCGGCCGCGCGGGCCGCTTCGCGCCAGCCGCCGACGATGACTGGACGGTGACGTCGGTGAAGGTGGGCGAGCCGTCGGACGACTTCGAGGGCTTCGACGTGTCGCCAGACGGCCGCGAGCTGTGGACGGCGAGCCCGCGCGGCAAGATCTCCATCGTCGACACGATCGGCAAGAAGATCGCGCAGAGCTGGGACGCGGGCGTCACGGGCGCCAACCGCGTGAAGTTCACGCCCGATGGCAAACGCGTGCTGATCTCGCGCCTCTCGGCGCCGGCCGGCAGCGGCGGCACGATCGTCGTCTTCGACGCGGCGACGCGCAAGGAGATCAAGAAGATCGATGCCGGCGCCGGCGTCGGCGGCATCCTGATGCAGCCCGACGGCGCGCGCGCCTACGGCGCCTCGTCCCGCAGCGGCTTCGTCGTCGTCATCGACCTGCACACGCTCGAGGTGGTGGGCAAGATCGACGCCGGCCCGAATCCGGACGGGACCGCGTGGACGGTACAGCCTTGA
- a CDS encoding 3-oxoacyl-ACP reductase FabG has translation MAPLTRSERTALVTGGGRGVGRGIALELARAGCHVAVNYASGEDAALDTVEALAAIGVDAFAVRADVSQARDVEAMFDALVSRWGRLDVLVNNAGVQTWGPLVDLAEVEWDRVLDTNLKGCFLCTRAAARQMTAQGRGAIVNIGSGSNKAPFPKLAAYTASKGGLEMFTRVAAVELGPAGIRVNCVAPGAIEIERTREENTDYAGVWGRVTPLRRVGTPADVGRAVVFLASDEASFITGQTIWVDGGLFTQAVWAY, from the coding sequence ATGGCCCCACTCACGCGTTCGGAACGCACGGCGCTCGTGACCGGCGGCGGGCGCGGCGTCGGCCGGGGGATCGCGCTTGAGCTCGCGCGCGCCGGCTGCCACGTCGCGGTCAACTACGCGAGCGGCGAGGACGCCGCCCTCGACACGGTCGAGGCGCTGGCCGCGATCGGCGTCGACGCGTTCGCCGTGCGCGCCGACGTGAGCCAGGCGCGGGACGTCGAGGCGATGTTCGACGCCCTCGTGTCGCGCTGGGGACGGCTCGACGTGCTGGTCAACAACGCCGGCGTGCAGACGTGGGGCCCGCTCGTCGACCTCGCCGAGGTCGAATGGGATCGCGTGCTCGACACGAACCTCAAGGGCTGCTTCCTCTGCACGCGGGCGGCCGCGCGGCAGATGACCGCGCAAGGGCGCGGCGCCATCGTCAACATCGGCTCCGGGTCGAACAAGGCGCCGTTCCCCAAGCTGGCCGCCTACACCGCGAGCAAGGGCGGCCTCGAGATGTTCACGCGCGTCGCAGCCGTGGAGCTCGGGCCGGCGGGCATCCGCGTCAACTGCGTCGCCCCCGGCGCGATCGAGATCGAACGCACGCGGGAAGAGAACACGGACTACGCCGGCGTGTGGGGCCGCGTCACGCCGCTCCGCCGGGTCGGCACCCCCGCCGACGTCGGCCGCGCCGTCGTGTTCCTCGCAAGCGACGAAGCGTCGTTCATCACGGGACAGACGATCTGGGTCGACGGCGGGTTGTTCACGCAGGCCGTTTGGGCGTATTGA
- a CDS encoding PEP-CTERM sorting domain-containing protein, whose translation MSTSFAARWTFSSVAQTLGFLFIVVLVPRSAASSPIAGVGITACTPEILVTGVSSATDAQDCGSSSAAGSASFATGFLSVDLTTAPGEGVMARAFLDDLITFTITGASSATVWVTMSGGWGGTYDYSVNADFRVEFDLMLSKPGASGFNRYNGWGVPNPAFNDPLVYTSAFTRLPSPPFTTPSGEVAGDYTFTTPWQITNGNYFLFASVKAEASNGADASITDPLIITLPDNVTYTSASGRVYSLAAPPDPGASPVPEPSTLLLLGGGLVAMARRRLARAGGSTSRRP comes from the coding sequence ATGAGCACATCATTCGCCGCCCGCTGGACCTTCAGCAGTGTGGCGCAGACACTGGGATTCCTGTTCATCGTGGTTCTCGTACCGCGTTCGGCGGCATCGTCGCCCATCGCCGGCGTCGGCATCACGGCCTGCACCCCGGAAATCCTGGTCACAGGGGTCTCCTCGGCAACCGACGCTCAGGACTGTGGATCCAGCAGCGCGGCGGGCAGCGCCAGCTTCGCCACGGGGTTTCTCTCGGTCGATCTCACGACCGCGCCGGGCGAAGGCGTGATGGCGCGGGCGTTCCTCGACGACCTGATCACGTTCACCATCACCGGAGCTTCGAGCGCCACCGTCTGGGTCACGATGTCCGGCGGCTGGGGGGGCACGTACGACTACAGCGTCAATGCCGACTTCCGCGTCGAATTCGACCTGATGCTCTCGAAACCAGGCGCCAGCGGCTTCAACCGCTACAACGGCTGGGGCGTTCCCAATCCCGCCTTCAATGACCCGCTGGTCTACACGAGTGCTTTCACGCGCCTACCGTCGCCGCCGTTCACGACGCCGTCCGGCGAGGTCGCCGGCGACTACACGTTCACCACGCCCTGGCAGATCACGAACGGGAACTACTTCCTTTTCGCCAGCGTCAAGGCCGAGGCCTCGAACGGGGCCGACGCGTCGATCACCGATCCCTTGATCATCACGCTGCCGGACAACGTGACGTACACGTCGGCGTCCGGTCGCGTCTACAGCCTCGCGGCGCCGCCCGATCCCGGCGCCTCGCCCGTGCCGGAGCCGTCGACGCTGCTGCTGCTCGGCGGCGGCCTGGTGGCCATGGCCCGGCGACGACTCGCCAGGGCAGGCGGCTCGACCAGTCGGAGACCCTGA
- a CDS encoding AAA family ATPase encodes MIPADWSRIKHLVAEALARPIIERQHYLETQTSDEDVRREAASLLAAAEAATDLYTDPAVLVSGARSFVDALTDGAFADRAQDPVVVEASGPRPQREFRGTGRYAVRRLIGAGGMGVVYEVEDRLRRQPVALKVLHRADGAALLQFKREFRSLADLAHPNLVSLYDLVVDDERCFFTMELVEGVSVDVHVRGAGAPDHTRARHVFGQLVRAVEELHRHGTLHGDVKPSNVLVTPEGRVVLVDFGLASRPGPDRERHEGGVAGTPAYVSPEQCLGAVATQASDWYGVGATLYHALTGHAPFEGPVFDVLRRKIAAMPPAVLTVAPGAPQDLSDVCMALLETDPTARITGSDALARLGLGNTDPRAATPTAPPFVGRASELAMLSRAFDQAATGCPVLVCVHGPAGIGKSALLQHFFDSTAALRDAIVLRSRCHAHESVAYKGLDGLVDSLSRHIRTVPLADHAARALARLFPVFRNVDDVPADDDTDPVMLQQQAFAALRDLLSRLTARAPVVAAIDDFHWADADSAAILTTLLRPPAPPPFLLLLAFRTDEVDAKPFLRALIDPVDPVQKAVITLAPMTADECARMIDAHARSAGVSADERDRIAREAAGNPYLVEELTRAIGAGRAARGRPGLGAMLQQRLSALPPGCRPFVETLAVCGRPMPAARVFEACGLTGDERPLVARLCATHFLRTSRSSDHVELYHDRIRETLLGATSPAAVRAIHARVANVLLAHGDDEPEALFDHWRGAGELSAAAACAAAAATRAGQVLAFDRAASFFRSALELQPDASDRTAWRIGLARSLEHAGRPAEAAEAYLEAATETSGIQQVEWKRKGAEQLLMGGHIDRGLAIIDSVLPAVGLRQPRGPRAAVGLLLLRRARLAWRGLEFEPRDPNAVTRAELLRIDTCWAISTGLMLVDTLRAASFHVGHLRLALDTGEPYRVARALALEACFSAASGSRAGMARSEAFAQRARRLADRLHHPHVIALSWLTAGIARFVRSDWTTATDLCERALTLLRQQGTGAVWESTLAQNFFLGALMFRGQIRRVTTWLPDLLRSARERGNLYFEVEISARMSLAWLAKDRPDEGERQADEAIARWSAAGFYRQHYNHVIARVQAALYRGDAERAWHTVTASHAAIRRSLWLHVQYMRVEFTFIHARCAIAMAAEGRDVRSMLATAERASRVLAREGTDWAGAAALVVRAAAANLEGDERAAADRLQAAIDLFDRADMQLYAAAGRRRLAALAPSQRGRTLRQQSDRYMADEDIRNPLAMARLLVPGFRDLPG; translated from the coding sequence ATGATTCCCGCCGACTGGTCCAGGATCAAGCACCTCGTTGCCGAGGCGCTCGCGCGGCCGATCATCGAGCGGCAGCACTACCTCGAAACACAGACCAGCGACGAGGACGTGCGTCGCGAAGCCGCCTCACTGCTCGCCGCGGCGGAAGCCGCGACGGACCTGTACACGGACCCGGCCGTCCTCGTCAGCGGCGCGCGGTCTTTCGTCGACGCCCTCACGGACGGGGCGTTCGCGGACCGGGCGCAAGATCCGGTCGTCGTGGAGGCGAGCGGACCGCGGCCACAGCGCGAGTTCCGCGGAACCGGCCGATACGCCGTCCGCCGCCTGATCGGCGCCGGCGGCATGGGCGTCGTCTACGAGGTCGAGGATCGGCTGCGTCGTCAGCCCGTTGCCCTGAAAGTGCTTCACCGCGCCGACGGCGCGGCCCTGCTCCAGTTCAAGCGGGAGTTCCGCAGCCTCGCCGATCTCGCTCACCCGAACCTCGTTTCCTTGTACGACCTCGTGGTCGACGACGAGCGCTGCTTCTTCACGATGGAGCTCGTCGAAGGCGTGAGCGTCGATGTCCACGTGCGCGGTGCCGGAGCACCCGACCACACGAGAGCCCGTCACGTGTTCGGGCAACTGGTCCGCGCCGTCGAGGAGCTCCACCGACACGGCACGCTCCATGGGGACGTCAAGCCGTCCAACGTGTTGGTGACGCCTGAGGGTCGCGTGGTTCTGGTCGACTTCGGCCTCGCGTCGCGGCCCGGTCCAGATCGTGAACGGCACGAGGGCGGTGTCGCCGGTACGCCCGCGTACGTCTCTCCCGAACAGTGCCTCGGCGCCGTCGCGACGCAGGCGAGCGATTGGTATGGCGTGGGCGCGACGCTCTATCACGCGCTGACGGGGCACGCGCCCTTCGAGGGCCCGGTGTTCGACGTCCTGCGCCGCAAGATCGCGGCAATGCCGCCGGCCGTGCTGACCGTGGCACCGGGCGCTCCGCAGGATCTGAGCGACGTCTGCATGGCACTGCTCGAGACGGACCCCACGGCACGCATCACCGGATCCGACGCGCTCGCACGCCTTGGCCTCGGCAACACCGATCCGCGCGCCGCGACGCCCACCGCACCGCCGTTCGTCGGCCGCGCGAGTGAGCTCGCGATGCTGAGCCGCGCGTTCGACCAGGCCGCCACCGGCTGCCCGGTGCTGGTCTGCGTGCACGGTCCGGCAGGCATCGGGAAGAGCGCGCTCCTGCAGCACTTCTTCGACTCCACGGCCGCTCTTCGAGATGCCATCGTCCTGCGCAGTCGATGCCACGCACACGAGTCGGTCGCCTACAAAGGCCTCGACGGCCTTGTCGACAGCCTCAGCCGGCACATCCGGACGGTGCCGTTGGCTGATCACGCGGCGCGAGCCCTTGCACGGCTGTTTCCGGTGTTCAGGAACGTCGACGACGTGCCGGCCGATGACGACACCGACCCGGTCATGCTCCAGCAGCAGGCCTTTGCGGCGCTTCGCGACCTGCTGAGCCGGCTCACCGCGCGCGCGCCGGTCGTCGCGGCGATCGACGACTTCCATTGGGCCGACGCCGATAGCGCCGCGATCCTGACGACGCTGCTGCGACCACCCGCTCCGCCGCCCTTTCTGCTGCTTCTCGCGTTCCGCACGGACGAGGTGGATGCCAAGCCCTTTCTGCGCGCGTTGATCGACCCGGTCGATCCCGTTCAGAAGGCCGTGATCACGCTTGCGCCCATGACGGCGGACGAATGCGCTCGGATGATCGACGCGCACGCGCGGTCGGCCGGCGTCTCGGCGGACGAGCGCGACCGAATCGCCCGCGAAGCGGCGGGCAACCCGTACCTCGTCGAGGAACTGACGCGCGCGATTGGCGCCGGCCGTGCCGCGCGCGGGCGGCCGGGGCTTGGCGCGATGCTGCAGCAACGCCTGTCGGCCCTGCCGCCCGGGTGCCGTCCGTTCGTCGAAACGCTGGCCGTCTGCGGAAGGCCGATGCCGGCCGCACGCGTCTTCGAAGCCTGCGGGCTGACGGGCGACGAACGCCCTCTCGTGGCGCGACTGTGCGCCACGCACTTTCTCCGCACCAGCCGATCGTCGGACCACGTCGAGCTGTACCACGACCGGATCCGGGAAACGTTGTTGGGCGCGACCAGCCCGGCAGCCGTTCGAGCGATCCATGCTCGCGTCGCGAACGTCTTGCTCGCCCACGGCGACGACGAGCCCGAGGCGCTCTTCGACCACTGGCGGGGAGCTGGGGAACTGTCGGCAGCCGCCGCCTGCGCCGCGGCCGCCGCGACACGAGCCGGGCAGGTCCTCGCATTCGACCGCGCGGCGAGTTTCTTCCGCTCCGCGCTCGAGTTGCAGCCGGACGCGAGCGATCGCACGGCGTGGCGCATCGGCCTCGCCCGCTCGCTCGAACATGCGGGCCGGCCCGCTGAGGCGGCGGAGGCCTATCTCGAGGCCGCGACCGAAACCTCCGGGATCCAGCAGGTCGAGTGGAAACGCAAGGGAGCCGAACAGTTGCTGATGGGCGGCCATATCGATCGTGGCCTCGCCATCATCGACTCGGTGCTGCCTGCCGTGGGCCTCAGGCAACCCCGCGGGCCGCGGGCCGCCGTTGGACTGCTCCTGCTCCGGCGCGCCAGGCTGGCGTGGCGCGGGCTCGAGTTCGAGCCCCGCGATCCGAACGCGGTCACGAGAGCGGAGCTCCTCCGCATCGATACGTGCTGGGCCATCTCCACGGGGCTGATGCTCGTCGACACGCTGCGCGCGGCATCGTTTCACGTCGGCCACCTGCGGCTGGCGCTCGACACGGGCGAACCCTACCGGGTGGCGCGTGCTCTCGCGCTCGAGGCCTGCTTCTCAGCAGCCTCCGGCAGCCGGGCCGGCATGGCACGCTCGGAAGCATTCGCCCAGCGCGCACGCCGGCTCGCCGATCGTCTGCATCATCCCCACGTGATCGCCCTGTCATGGCTCACCGCCGGCATCGCGCGGTTCGTCCGCTCCGACTGGACGACGGCCACCGATCTCTGCGAGCGGGCCCTGACTCTGCTTCGCCAGCAGGGCACCGGCGCCGTGTGGGAATCGACGCTCGCGCAGAACTTCTTCCTCGGAGCCCTCATGTTCCGGGGCCAGATACGGCGCGTCACGACCTGGCTGCCCGATCTGCTTCGCTCGGCGCGGGAGCGGGGAAACCTCTACTTCGAAGTCGAAATCAGCGCCCGGATGAGCCTCGCGTGGCTCGCGAAGGATCGCCCGGACGAGGGGGAGCGGCAGGCGGACGAGGCGATCGCCCGCTGGTCGGCCGCCGGGTTCTACCGGCAGCACTACAACCATGTGATCGCGCGGGTGCAAGCGGCGCTGTACCGTGGCGACGCGGAGCGCGCGTGGCACACCGTGACCGCGTCGCACGCGGCGATCCGGCGAAGCCTGTGGCTCCACGTGCAGTACATGCGCGTGGAGTTCACGTTCATCCACGCTCGATGCGCGATCGCCATGGCGGCCGAGGGCCGCGACGTCAGGAGCATGCTCGCGACGGCCGAGCGGGCGTCCCGCGTGCTGGCGCGCGAAGGGACGGACTGGGCGGGCGCTGCCGCGCTCGTCGTCCGCGCGGCGGCGGCGAACCTCGAGGGCGACGAGCGCGCGGCGGCCGATCGGCTCCAAGCGGCGATCGACCTGTTCGACCGCGCGGACATGCAGCTCTACGCGGCCGCTGGTCGCCGGCGCCTGGCGGCGCTCGCGCCGAGCCAACGAGGACGCACGCTGCGGCAGCAATCCGACCGCTACATGGCCGACGAGGACATCCGCAATCCGCTGGCGATGGCCCGCCTGCTCGTCCCTGGATTCCGCGACCTGCCCGGTTGA
- a CDS encoding sigma-70 family RNA polymerase sigma factor: protein MDAADDAANITQLLHAWQTGSEEAFGRLVPMIYEELRVIAARQLSREWRHDRLNVTAVVSEAYVRLLQQQQVDWQNRGHFFAIAARLMRRILIDHGRLLTRQKRGGVELPLALDEASAVATDNPTDAVDALDLDRALSKLESFDPGQARMIELRFFGGLTIEETAAALGISPATVKREWAVAKGWLYGELTGARGPDSA, encoded by the coding sequence TTGGACGCAGCCGACGACGCCGCGAACATCACGCAACTGCTCCACGCCTGGCAGACCGGCAGCGAAGAGGCCTTCGGCCGGCTGGTGCCGATGATCTACGAGGAGCTGCGGGTGATCGCCGCTCGGCAGCTCTCGCGCGAATGGCGTCACGACCGTCTGAACGTGACGGCGGTCGTCAGCGAAGCCTACGTGCGGCTCCTGCAGCAACAGCAGGTCGACTGGCAGAACCGCGGGCACTTCTTCGCGATTGCCGCGCGGCTGATGCGGCGGATCCTCATCGATCACGGCCGGCTCCTGACCCGGCAGAAGCGCGGAGGCGTCGAGCTGCCGCTCGCGCTCGACGAAGCGTCGGCCGTGGCGACCGACAATCCCACGGATGCCGTGGACGCGCTGGATCTGGACCGCGCCCTGTCCAAGCTCGAATCGTTCGATCCAGGTCAGGCCCGCATGATCGAGCTTCGTTTCTTCGGCGGGTTGACCATCGAAGAGACCGCCGCGGCGCTCGGGATCTCGCCTGCCACGGTCAAGCGGGAATGGGCAGTGGCCAAGGGGTGGCTGTACGGGGAGCTGACCGGCGCGCGCGGACCGGACTCGGCCTGA
- a CDS encoding OFA family MFS transporter, protein MAALSFLDRAHTVAPAGYSRWLVPPSALAIHLCIGQAYALSVFNLPMNRLLGITAPAPGDWPLTTTVWIFNIAIVFLGLSAAVFGTWVERVGPRKAMFASACCFSGGFLVSSVGVSLHVIWLVYLGYGVLGGIGLGLGYISPVSTLIKWFPDRPGMATGMAIMGFGGGAMIGSPLAEILMRAYASPASVGVWETFVTMGLVYFALMMFGVFNVRVPPDGWTPAGFVPKAATNRLITTANVTADEAIRTPQFWLLWGVLCMNVTAGIGILAQASPLIQESFPGRVTAAAAAGFVGLLSLFNLAGRFFWSSLSDLVGRKTVYMIYLGLGMLLYYLVPSFASAGNLVFFVATFCVILSMYGGGFSTIPAYLRDLFGTMQVGAIHGRLLTAWSTAGVLGPSIVTYIRDYQLQRGVAKADAYSMAIYIMVVVLAVGFVCNLLTRPVHERHHYKGPLPQKAPASRGGSVASAVPLEAGTPTSSARLAVAWVFVSIPLLWGVYQTLLKSFALFA, encoded by the coding sequence ATGGCGGCTCTCTCGTTTCTCGATCGTGCTCACACCGTGGCGCCAGCGGGCTACAGCCGCTGGCTCGTGCCCCCGTCGGCCCTGGCCATCCATCTGTGCATCGGCCAGGCGTACGCGCTGTCGGTCTTCAACCTTCCGATGAACCGGCTCCTCGGCATCACGGCGCCGGCACCTGGCGACTGGCCGCTGACGACGACGGTCTGGATCTTCAACATTGCGATCGTCTTCCTGGGCCTGAGCGCCGCCGTGTTCGGCACGTGGGTCGAACGTGTGGGGCCGCGCAAGGCGATGTTCGCGTCGGCGTGCTGCTTCTCGGGCGGGTTCCTCGTGTCGAGCGTCGGCGTCTCGCTGCACGTCATCTGGCTGGTCTACCTCGGCTATGGCGTGCTCGGCGGCATCGGCCTGGGCCTCGGCTACATCTCGCCGGTGTCCACGCTGATCAAGTGGTTCCCGGATCGCCCGGGGATGGCGACCGGCATGGCGATCATGGGCTTCGGCGGCGGCGCGATGATCGGCTCGCCCCTCGCGGAGATCCTGATGCGCGCCTACGCGTCGCCCGCGTCGGTCGGCGTGTGGGAGACGTTCGTCACGATGGGGCTCGTGTACTTCGCGTTGATGATGTTCGGCGTCTTCAACGTGCGCGTGCCGCCCGATGGATGGACGCCGGCCGGGTTCGTGCCGAAGGCCGCCACGAACCGGCTGATCACGACCGCGAACGTCACGGCCGACGAGGCCATCCGCACGCCGCAGTTCTGGCTGCTCTGGGGTGTGCTGTGCATGAACGTGACGGCGGGCATCGGCATCCTCGCGCAGGCCTCGCCGCTCATCCAGGAGTCGTTCCCCGGCCGCGTCACGGCGGCGGCCGCTGCCGGGTTCGTCGGCTTGCTGAGCCTGTTCAACCTGGCCGGCCGCTTCTTCTGGTCGTCGCTCTCGGACCTCGTCGGACGCAAGACCGTCTACATGATCTACCTCGGCCTCGGCATGCTGCTGTACTACCTCGTGCCGTCGTTCGCGAGCGCGGGCAACCTCGTGTTCTTCGTCGCCACCTTCTGCGTCATCCTGAGCATGTACGGCGGCGGCTTCTCGACGATCCCGGCGTACCTGCGCGATCTGTTCGGGACGATGCAGGTAGGGGCCATCCACGGCCGTCTGCTCACGGCCTGGTCCACGGCCGGCGTGCTCGGCCCGTCGATCGTCACCTACATCCGCGACTACCAACTGCAGCGCGGCGTGGCCAAGGCCGACGCGTACTCGATGGCCATCTACATCATGGTCGTCGTGCTCGCGGTGGGATTCGTCTGCAACCTGCTCACGCGCCCGGTCCACGAGCGCCATCACTACAAAGGCCCCCTGCCGCAGAAGGCGCCGGCATCGCGTGGCGGCTCGGTTGCGAGCGCCGTGCCGCTCGAGGCGGGCACGCCCACGTCCTCCGCGCGGCTCGCCGTGGCGTGGGTGTTCGTGAGCATCCCGCTGCTCTGGGGCGTCTACCAGACCCTCCTCAAGTCGTTCGCGCTGTTCGCCTGA
- a CDS encoding helix-turn-helix transcriptional regulator, which translates to MDIAIFFEVLDAVYDAAGDPNAWLQCLERLRDAVSGSSAHFVSVTPAQQRSVALSTLGDPEAFRVYNEHWGARDPWGRSPRVRAIAEPTVVLGDELVPHSAFTRTDFYDGFGRPYDIGRCVVGFVETGPRNLTVLTITRADRQRAFATQEAAFLHALLPHLQRSLQLQRRLAESEAASRDVASVVDHGRHAVMLVDGSGRVTYMNGAANRLLAARDGLVVDGRELEAAASSDTARLRSLIQEAAGTSARTALGAGGLLVLGRPSGSRPLTVVVAPLSSRRPEVPGADAAAAMVIVVDPEAAARVNDDVLRALFGFTSSELRLVHLLVSGHDVNEAAARLNLSHQTIRTTLKRVFEKTNTHRQAELVALVVAATRD; encoded by the coding sequence ATGGACATCGCGATCTTCTTCGAGGTGCTCGACGCGGTGTACGACGCCGCGGGTGATCCGAACGCCTGGCTCCAGTGCCTCGAGCGTCTGCGCGACGCCGTCAGCGGCAGCTCCGCTCACTTCGTGTCGGTCACGCCGGCCCAACAGCGATCGGTGGCGCTCTCCACGCTTGGCGACCCCGAAGCGTTCCGCGTCTACAACGAGCACTGGGGCGCGCGCGACCCCTGGGGACGCAGCCCGCGCGTTCGGGCGATCGCCGAGCCGACCGTCGTGCTGGGGGACGAGCTCGTGCCGCACTCGGCATTCACTCGCACGGACTTCTACGACGGTTTCGGGCGACCGTACGACATCGGCCGGTGCGTCGTCGGGTTCGTCGAAACGGGCCCGCGCAACCTCACCGTCCTCACCATCACCCGAGCCGACCGGCAGCGCGCGTTCGCCACGCAAGAGGCCGCGTTCCTGCACGCGCTGCTGCCGCACCTGCAGCGCAGCCTGCAGTTGCAGCGCCGGCTCGCCGAAAGCGAAGCCGCGTCGCGCGATGTCGCGTCGGTCGTCGACCACGGCAGGCACGCGGTGATGCTCGTCGACGGCAGCGGACGCGTGACCTATATGAACGGCGCCGCCAATCGCCTCCTCGCTGCGCGCGACGGCCTCGTCGTCGACGGACGTGAGCTCGAGGCGGCGGCGTCCAGCGATACGGCGCGCCTTCGGTCGCTGATTCAGGAGGCCGCCGGGACTTCTGCCCGTACCGCCCTCGGAGCCGGCGGTCTGCTCGTCCTTGGGCGTCCGTCCGGAAGCCGCCCCCTCACGGTCGTCGTTGCCCCGTTGTCATCCCGGCGTCCCGAGGTGCCTGGTGCCGATGCCGCCGCAGCCATGGTGATCGTGGTCGACCCGGAAGCTGCCGCTCGCGTGAACGACGACGTGCTCCGTGCCTTGTTCGGGTTCACGTCGTCGGAACTGCGGCTCGTTCACCTCCTGGTGAGCGGCCACGACGTCAACGAAGCGGCGGCACGGTTGAATCTGTCGCACCAGACCATCCGCACGACCCTGAAGCGGGTGTTCGAGAAGACGAACACCCATCGACAGGCCGAATTGGTCGCGCTCGTCGTCGCGGCCACCCGCGACTGA
- a CDS encoding helix-turn-helix domain-containing protein translates to MGIVLATGRRGRLVLMREARDTLERWARQRTAEYRIVRRSRILLLLVDGMSAREVARVLLTTRHTVDLWRRRFEAEGVESILKDRPGRGRRRRSV, encoded by the coding sequence ATGGGAATTGTCTTGGCCACTGGACGTCGCGGACGTCTCGTGCTGATGCGCGAGGCGCGCGACACGTTGGAGCGGTGGGCGCGACAGCGCACCGCCGAGTACCGCATCGTCCGGCGCAGCCGCATCCTGCTGCTGCTCGTGGACGGGATGTCGGCTCGTGAGGTTGCGCGCGTCCTGCTGACGACGCGGCACACGGTGGACCTGTGGCGCCGGCGATTCGAGGCCGAAGGCGTGGAGAGCATTCTCAAGGACCGTCCCGGCCGGGGCCGACGCCGACGATCCGTGTAG